The genome window TCTCCTTCACAAAGTTCACGCCCCCTCTAAGCCTCTTATGATACGCCACCTTCCCATCCAACCACTTAACGATATTCTCCGCCTCTTGCGCCGCACTCACCCCGGAGTTCAAGCTCTTCGCACTCCGCACCACATACGCCAGCGGCACCTCGGTACCATGGGCCTCACTCTCGACCCCAATAACCGCGACATCGTCGACGGCCTCATTGTCGACCAGAATGCCCTCCAACTCCGCGGGAGCAACCTGGAAGCCCTTATACTTGATGAGTTCCTTGACACGATCCGTGATATAGAAGTTGCCCTGGGGGTCCTGATACCCGACGTCACCGGTACGGAACCATCCGTCCTCGGAGAGGCATTCCGCTGTGGCGGCGGGGTTGTTGTGGTATCCCTGGAAGACGTTGGGGCCGCGCATGTACAGCTCGCCGACCTCGCCGGCGGGGACTTCAACGGGTTCGGACGCGTCCTCGGGCATGGTCATGTACTTGGCTTCcatgttggggaggagtttACCGACGGAGCCGATGGTGGAGCGCCATTCTTCCCAGGGTTGGGTGTGAGTGGTAGGGCTGGTTTCGCTGAGACCGTAGCCTTGCTTGATGCCGCATTTGATGCGGGCGTAGACGGCTTCGACGAGTTCTTGGGTGAGCGGGGCGGCGCCGGAGTTCATCATgcggagggtggagaggtcgTATTTCGAGACGATGGGGTGTttgccgaggaggaggacgacggGGGGTACCACGTAGCTGAATGTGATGCGGTAGTTTTGGACGTGTGAGCACCATTGCTCGATGTCGAACTTGGTCATGACGTAGAGGTGCAGGCCTTTGTGGATGgtttggtggaggaggcagGTTAGGCCTGGGTTGTTGGTTAGTGGGAGTCTGGTGGAAGGTGAGGGGCCAAGGGGAGATGCGAACCGTAGAtgtggaagaaggggaggaaggctAGGATGCGGTCTCCTGTGCCGTCTACGCCGCCGTTCCAGGTGAGGTTGCCGGCTTCGCCTTCGGCGAGTTGGAGGATGTTGGCGACGATGTTCCGGTGTGAGAGCATCACGCCCTTGGGGACACCGGTCGTGCCGGAGGAGTAGAccaggaaggcgaggtcGCGGGATGGGTTGACCTTGGGTTTGCGGAAGCGAGTAGCGCCGGAGATGTTGCGGATGGAGGTGAAGTGCTTGATGCGCGCTTGGGGGTCGCGCTGGtcgccgatgaggatgattccGTCCTCTGGAATGCCGGCTTCCTTCGCGGCCGCGGTGGCTACCGGGAGGAAGGGCGCCTGAGTGATGAGGACTTTGGCGCCGGAGTTTTTGAGCTGGAAGGCCAGCTCCTCGGCTGTGTAGGCTGGGTTGGATGGCGACACGATGCCGCCGGCCCAGATGGCACCCCACATCACGGCTGGGGTATCGATGCTGTTCGGGGTGAAGAGGGCCAGGACGTCGCCCTTTTTCCAGTCAAAGGTGGCCTTGAGGCCCTTGCCGAAGGTGAGGGCGGCATCTTTGACTTGTTGGTATGTGTAGGATCGCTGTGTGTCCGCATCTTGGTAGATTACTGCATGATGTCAGCGGGGAATTTTTGAACGAAGTATACCAGCCGCGCAAGTGGATAATTTGATTATAGTACTTCGCATGGAGTTTTGTGATGATCGAGAGGTGATATACATACCCTTGTCATCTGGAAAAGGCTTATTTTTGCGTTCGAAGAGAAAAGACCAGATGTCAAGGTCTGGAATGTCGACGGGGGGATAGCGTGAGGAGACAGGCATGGCGGAGTCGTGCGGGGAAAACGcctggggaagaggagaagagggagatcgGGGAATTAATAAGGTAGGGTTGTACAGGAATGGGCGATCACGAAGGTAAAAATAAGGAGGGGAGATGGTCTTTAGTAGTATATGTGCCCGTCTGCGAGGgatgaaggaaggagagaggaatGGAATGATAGACCGCTGTTTAAGAGAGGGCAGGGAGCAGTTGCTCGGCCCTCGGCACTCAAATGATAAGCCCGCAAGCCGGGGTTTGGGTTAGTGAACGCTTGTTGGGGTAGAAAAGTGGTGGAGAGTCGCCACGGATCGCCGCCGCCCGTCTCTCCACATCCACGCCGAGGAACTGGCCGGCATTCGGCAATCAACGGCCTTGAGTTCCTAAAACCATGGCTGGTCTTTGGGGTTGACCACAACGGGGATTTCAGGGGTTCGGTGTACCCGAAGATTGAAAGGCGACAAGCATTCATACCACCGATCTGGGTCCTACTATTTGtcagatcatcatcacacaGTACTAGTATCCCAGTAGGgtgaatatatatcattcATCGCAGTCCATCACACATAACCACTGGTAGTGGATACCAGACATAAGATATATACATAGCTCATCATTACCCGCAATAGTCACCCGTTCCTCGTGCTTCTCGAGCGATTTCTGATCACCGTGATATCCACCTGTTTGGTGATTGCGCGCCCACCAATCCGTTCCCGCTCCATAGGATAGCTGCTCAGAATATATTCTCGACTGTGTGGTGGCGGTGCATCCGCCCAGGTGCTGTATTCTGCGCGACTGGGAATTGGCGGACTGATTTTGTATTGTGATCCGACCACTCGCGAACGGTTGCCACTCGAGATATTTCGGACAGACGCGATAACCAGGGACCGAATGCATGGCATAGAGGCCGTGATGATAACCAGGTAACACTCCGCCAGCGCCCATCGAGTGAGTTGCACCGTCACTGCGGTTGGGTCGCCACGCTCAGCGATAGAACCCAGGTGGACGATTCGCATGATCGAGGCCACCATAGCTCTGTGAGTGTGTAGTTAGCGACCTGAGATTATGTGTAGGCCACTTGTCGAAAGAATACGAACACTAAACCAAAGCCCATCAACACGACGAGGCTTATTTTGACGCGCAATTTCAAGCTCAGGCTCCAGAAAGTGTAGGTTGGGAAGACGGCGAGGAAAAGATCGGATGCAGTATTGATCGCTTTATCATACCTGTCAGTGTCCTCGTTCTTTCTGGTTGGGTCAATCAACATACAGCACTGTACATAGCCGTAGATACGCTCGACGTTTGGATCCCAGCATGTCGTGCTCACATGCACATCCCACAGAGAGTCAACGTCCTGACACTGCACAAGGATGGTAACCACCGAGACACTATTGATGACGATCTGCAGCGCAAAGATGAACCACAGGATCCATCCTAGATACCTCTCTTGACGTAGGATATTCAATAGGTAAAGCGTAAAGGCAGCTCTTCCAGCGCCAGTGGCGATTATCGATAGACATTGGAAGCCCGTGTAATACTTCAAGGCCAGCACCTGATCTGCCTGGCTCAGGGACCAAAAGTGTCGCCCGTAGCCATGGGCAATAGCCAAAGTGATCATGATGGATGCCGCCAGAGCTAGTACCTGATGCGCATTAATCAGCTGAACATGACTTTCGCCAATTTAATGGAACCCACCAGCGCACATAACATAGCCGTGTCATTCACAGCATAATGTCGAATGCGGAGTTTGGCAATGACTCGCAGGATCATCACCAGGATGGCGATGGCCGCCGCCGTCCAATTGAGTGCCAGAATACCGGGACCTGCATTGTATGATATTGACTGGAATGACATCAGCAGGGTATTTGCGATAGAATACCGGCTGTAGTGGCTGACAGACTAGATAATGTAGATAAAATAAAGGCCAGACAGGCTTCAAGAAAAGTGCACAGCAAAGGATAAGTAATTTCAGGGAAGTTCAAGAAACAAGGCGAATGGAAAGCAGGCCAGCTGCCACGAGAAACAGCAGATAATGATGACCAGGTTGTTTGCCCCCCACTATAAATAAGCATAATGATGGATGGTAATGACATTTTCCACCGGGCCGTCTTCTGCCCTGTCCGTTAATTCCCATCCACGGAGCCTTATCTGATTAGAGTTGGCTCCAATCAACATGGGCCGTTTTGCAGCTTCCTTCAACGCGCGTTTATGACCGTCGACGGATGGCCGCCGTTCTCCACTCGCACCAACTGGGAAGCCGAGCATGTCCATCATTTAGTCTATAGTGGGTTCGTTCCACCGAAGGGACAGTCCCTCAATGGGTTTGAGGGTCCAACTTCGGATTATTGTAAGTGGTGTCAACGAAAAGACTCGGAGTTCGTTGTTCTTTATCGCAAACTAAGTTCGTTGCCTAGAATCCAGCAGaaatatgtatatatagcaATCGAGTCCATCTGATCCGGTAGAAGGTTCTGATTGCCTCTGGCTGCTTTGCAAGGATGCTTCTTAGTTCAAAGTCAGCCATCCCAGCGGATATAACTAGGAGCGGTGCGGAACCCGCCATGATTCAAAGCAATCAAGTGTCCCTAGTATTCGTGTCTGTGCAGTGCTTAGAACTAAGCAGAATACTTCATGTCGATCATTCAGGCCAGCAGGACCGAGCGTCGTCGCATGGCAGGAACCTTCATTTTACAACTCTATAAGGCAGTGTGAATATAACCCCGCAGGCTAACCCAGTTCCGTTCACGTAGAACTGATCATCAACGACCATGACTCAATACAAAAGACATGATTAATTCCCGGCAACGGGCTACCTTGCACGGCTCGGATGTAATTTCCAATCGAGAGTTCGGCGATGGCCTTCCTTCACAATCCGCCAAGCCGCTCCGAATAACGTGCATCAACCTATATCCGCCAGAAAAGGAGATGTTCGCGCTAATGCTCCAGCGAGGATTGCCTGATAAGGTGTAGCCTCCGCCGAAGGTGGCATGAAGTCGTCTCGATTCAAGCCGTTCCTGAAACTCGGCTCGGCGCGTCCGCCGTCCTGAATAGTAACAAAGGGTTTGTCACACCGAATGTGCATGGTGGACCCTTTAAAGAAGGAGTATCTCACCAGCGCGAGGAAAATTACCCTCTACAGCGTCGGCGGGGTTAAACAAAATAAGTTATCATCACCCTACCAACTATACAACAATGATCCAGAAAGAATGCCGTCCGGAGCGGATATTTCGAGAATAACCTCTAAAATGCAAGTATAAAGCCACCGTCTATTACCTACTCCAAAAGTCTTAATTAACTACCCCGCGCAGGCCTACGTACGACAATTAAACTTGCCGTCCACGCCCCACGGTGGCACTGCCCACCTCGGTATAAGGCCCGTCACTAAGCCCTGACTGTGCACGTAAAACAGCAAAGGATTCTTTAGTCCGTGCTACAAAATGCAGGAACCTGGGCTGTGGCGATTCTTACTAGGAAGCTATACACCCAGGATTGATAGGAGTTTTAGTGGGACGTTCCTGTCGGTCATTACTATGATCCTGATCAGACCAGAAGTTGAAATTGAACAAGGAGTATGGGACCGAACAGCTTATTGTATCTCTTATTTCCGACTGCGCACCTTAAGAACCAACTCTTCGCATCGCAAGGAAAAGTTCAATCGACCCCTTGAACTGTAGTGATTCCCCATTACGCTTGTGCAAATCACATGCCCCATTATGAAGTAATATTTGAATCTaatgtcttcttctggcccCATTTAAATATCCAGAAACCCAGTGACCCTTAACATCACCCCATTTAATGCTGCTGGCCAACTGTCGCATAAGCCGGAAGagaggggtggggggaaaagaacTGCCAACTCCGTCGCGACTCGAACCCCCTCCCTCTACAAACCACACCCGAGACCTCCAAAACAGCATACCTCTCAAAAGGCGTCCGTAAAAGTTGCAAAAAAAACTGGTAGCTTCTCTTTGATTGAGCGTGTCATCCTTAGTGCAGGGGCCATGCTAATCTTCTCTGTATCGTTTCAAATTGACCAAATGCCCGAAGGCACCAGTTACTTCTTTACTTTGAATTATATAGGAAGGATGGGTAAAAATGAAGGGTTCTTATTGGTCGGTTTGGCGAGGggcgggaagggaagaacaTCAAATCGGCCGAGGTACTGCACCTTTAGTTGGAGTATAGCCGCAGATACTGCTACTCATTGTGTATTAAAAATTGGTAACTCTGTGATAGTAGTTATACCTTGCTTCCAAATGACAGCATAGAGAAGAAACCCTTGAATCAAGGCACGCTGTGAACATATCCAAGCTTATAAGCAATTCAACGATCGACACCCGTGGTCTCCAAAGGAGAAACTCTAACCAAACAAGAAGCCTATCTTATTGATCCACGAAGAGTCCATTTTGCCAGAGATGCCGTAAATCCGACGATTTCTAGCCAATCCAAATTCCGCGTACATTATCTCCCTCATTGTAACGGATTCCTAGACCGAACAGGCACTCATTTCCCAGATGGCAGCTAGCAGTGTATGTTGCAATGTTAGCACCGGTATTTCCCACCTCCTCTGTATATGGTTCCTTTGCCCATTCAAGTACCATGCCCTTGAGTGCACCGTTGATGCCAATATCCCATGTTTGGGAAACAAATAGGATGTCCGTGGATTGGCTATCTGCTGATGCGTTTGAGAGTCAGTCGACGGCATTTGCTAGGGCTGTATGCGCGTTTTGCGGGGGGCTTGTAGGCACAGTTTTGGACGCTGCGAGTGCGAATGTGCCTGTTGTCTCTTAGTGCTTGGTCGGTGTTCGATTGTATTTCGCCGTCAACGGTACAATTACATATAGCCATGATTCCATTTAAAACTGAATCAAGTTGTGCCTGGGTAGAAGCTAGTAGTCAAATTCAGAAGAATAATGAGAAGTTGCCTACGCCCCAGCGGCGGCCACCAATTCCCCGAATCTCGTACCAGACGCCTCTTTTAGGGCTACCGGATTCCCTACCTCAACGACCTCCCCGCGGTCCATCACCACTACCCGATCAAAGTCCATGATCATCTCGAGCCGATGGCTGACCGCGATGATGGTGTACGCCCGAAACTCTGCCCGAATGATCTCCTGCATCATCTGCTCGGTCTCGCGGTCTACGCTGGAGCTTACCTCATCGAGAAGGAGTATTCCCCCGCCTTGCGCTGCATTGTTGGATCCCGCATCGTTGCGGAAGGATAAAGACTGTGCACGCTGGCGAATCTTAGCTCGGAGGACTGCCCGTCCCAGCGAGAAGAGCTGCCTCTGCCCAGCGCTCCAAGTCCCCGCCGTGACCGGCGCGAGCAGCCCCTCTGCCCGTTCTTGCACGAATTCCCACAGCCGGACCGCTTCTAAAACTTGCTGACATTCTTCCGGGGTTGCAGTGTTGGTTGGGTCGAGATTCGCCAGGAAGGAGGAGCCGTCGGGCAGGAAAACGGGGTCCTGGGGGACGGCGATGAGGCGTTGGCGGAGAGTCGCGCGGTGGATGCGGTGCAGTGGGAGTTCGTCGATCAAGACCGGAGCGCTCTGACGACCTTGGTCATCATTGAGACTGCTGCTCTCATGGTcgattgaaggagaggaaagtgGATCGAGTAATTTCAAcaggagagcgaggaagcTGGACTTGCCGCTGCCGGTGCGGCCGCAAATGGCGACCTTTTCCCCTGGGGAGATGGTTAAAGTGATGTTCCTCAAGGCTAAGGTTTGTGGCTCAGTAGTGGTGGCACCAGAAGTTGTTGCCATGCAGTTGGAGTTGGACTCAGAGTCAGACTCAGACACGCTATGGGTGGTGGATTTGTACTGGGCGGATACACCGCGCAACTCGACCAGCCCGCGAACCGGCCAGTTTGTGTCTGGGACGATGTCCTCCTCTCCGGGACCGTCACGGTCCTCTGGCTTGACGGTCTCGTTGAAGGTCTTCAGTCGTGCGATCGCGCCGATGGAGGTTTCAAGTCGGGTGTAATAAATCACGATCCCGGATAGGCTCTCGCCGAAGGTCATGAGCGAGTACATGGATGCACCGGCGAAGGCCGAGTTGGAATGTAGCCGGACGGCCAGCGTGGTCAGGACCGCCGCGATGACCATCACAACAAGATTAAGCACCAGATTCAGCCACTCCTGGATCATAAGAAGGAGATACGCCGCGCGCTGGCTGGAGTCCACTAGACGGGCGTTCTTGTGGATGTCCTCCGGGACGAATCCGAAGGCGCGCAGCGTGGCAATCCCTTTCAGAGTGTCAAGAAAATGCGTGTACAGCGGGCTCTTGGCCTCCAGGTCGAGCAATCGTAGCTGCCGCGACGTACGGAGGTAGTATTTCTGCACGAAGTAGAGCAAGGCGCCCAGGATCGGGTAGCTGATGGCTAGGTAGACGGACGAGGTAAGCATCACGGCGGCTTGGCCAACCG of Aspergillus luchuensis IFO 4308 DNA, chromosome 7, nearly complete sequence contains these proteins:
- a CDS encoding uncharacterized protein (COG:S;~EggNog:ENOG410Q211;~TransMembrane:7 (o12-35i47-71o91-113i125-146o171-196i208-228o248-273i)); this encodes MSFQSISYNAGPGILALNWTAAAIAILVMILRVIAKLRIRHYAVNDTAMLCALVLALAASIMITLAIAHGYGRHFWSLSQADQVLALKYYTGFQCLSIIATGAGRAAFTLYLLNILRQERYLGWILWFIFALQIVINSVSVVTILVQCQDVDSLWDVHVSTTCWDPNVERIYGYVQCSINTASDLFLAVFPTYTFWSLSLKLRVKISLVVLMGFGLVAMVASIMRIVHLGSIAERGDPTAVTVQLTRWALAECYLVIITASMPCIRSLVIASVRNISSGNRSRVVGSQYKISPPIPSRAEYSTWADAPPPHSREYILSSYPMERERIGGRAITKQVDITVIRNRSRSTRNG
- a CDS encoding acyl--CoA ligase (COG:I;~EggNog:ENOG410PGIY;~InterPro:IPR000873,IPR020845,IPR042099,IPR025110;~PFAM:PF00501,PF13193), which translates into the protein MPVSSRYPPVDIPDLDIWSFLFERKNKPFPDDKVIYQDADTQRSYTYQQVKDAALTFGKGLKATFDWKKGDVLALFTPNSIDTPAVMWGAIWAGGIVSPSNPAYTAEELAFQLKNSGAKVLITQAPFLPVATAAAKEAGIPEDGIILIGDQRDPQARIKHFTSIRNISGATRFRKPKVNPSRDLAFLVYSSGTTGVPKGVMLSHRNIVANILQLAEGEAGNLTWNGGVDGTGDRILAFLPFFHIYGLTCLLHQTIHKGLHLYVMTKFDIEQWCSHVQNYRITFSYVVPPVVLLLGKHPIVSKYDLSTLRMMNSGAAPLTQELVEAVYARIKCGIKQGYGLSETSPTTHTQPWEEWRSTIGSVGKLLPNMEAKYMTMPEDASEPVEVPAGEVGELYMRGPNVFQGYHNNPAATAECLSEDGWFRTGDVGYQDPQGNFYITDRVKELIKYKGFQVAPAELEGILVDNEAVDDVAVIGVESEAHGTEVPLAYVVRSAKSLNSGVSAAQEAENIVKWLDGKVAYHKRLRGGVNFVKEIPKSASGKILRRLLKKKAKEEGVGAGAAGPKAKL